A single window of Oncorhynchus clarkii lewisi isolate Uvic-CL-2024 chromosome 10, UVic_Ocla_1.0, whole genome shotgun sequence DNA harbors:
- the LOC139418304 gene encoding schwannomin-interacting protein 1-like translates to MEGDTETAEEKGGDDTELSGEEGVGQLHQSGGSSDEDQDLPIMQWEDLSLRIAELEKQEEERRERAKSTSGSEQGSVSGGWAEERQGGLRMREEWEEEDYGRCRVTVFSSRFHNHRNLQLCYTNNSESEDDDTEEGAGKEGSKEAGSHGYHPSGLKLEVRAALSALKNKLLAEQKEKEHLACVITKRKHLECCDLQICSIQQLSSLRTSLNHDVHDLSSELVGHLLIRDQLRTKQDAMLLDVQDLT, encoded by the exons atggagggagatacagagacagcagaggagaAGGGGGGTGATGACACAGAGCTGTCTGGTGAGGAAGGGGTAGGGCAACTTCACCAGAGCGGAGGGTCCTCGGATGAAGACCAGGACCTACCCATCATGCAGTGGGAGGACCTGAGCCTGCGTATCGCCGAGctagagaaacaggaggaggagaggagggagagggcaaAG AGTACGAGTGGGTCGGAACAGGGGAGTGTGTCAGGGGGCTGGGCGGAGGAGAGGCAGGGTGGGCTTCGGatgagagaggaatgggaggaggaggaCTATGGAAGGTGTCGAGTTACTGTTTTCTCATCTAG ATTCCACAATCACAGAAATCTACAGTTGTGCTACACCAACAACAGTGAGAGCGAGGATGATGATACGGAGGAAGGGGCTGGCAAAGAG GGTTCTAAAGAGGCAGGTAGCCATGGTTACCATCCCTCTGGCCTGAAGCTGGAGGTGAGGGCCGCACTGAGTGCGCTTAAAAACAAGCTGCTCGCTgaacagaaagagaaggag caccTCGCCTGTGTGATCACTAAGAGGAAGCATCTGGAATGCTGTGACCTGCAGATCTGCTCAATACAACAGCTCAGTTCCCTCAGGACCTCACTAAACCATGACGTACACG ACCTGAGCTCTGAGTTGGTGGGTCACCTGTTGATAAGGGACCAGCTGAGGACC